The Alteripontixanthobacter sp. genome has a window encoding:
- the hppD gene encoding 4-hydroxyphenylpyruvate dioxygenase: MSSSTDLFENPAGLDGFEFVEFCAPEKGQLEPVFQAMGFTHVATHRSKDVHLWRQGGINLIANYEPRSAAWYFAREHGASACGMAFRVRDAQEAWEHLMQQGAEPVANEPGPMELKIPAIRGIGGAILYLVDRYSEQPGDALSIYDIDFEYLPDVERYPEGAGFQLIDHLTHNVYNGRMAYWADYYESLFNFREIRFFDIKGEYTGLTSKALTAPDGKIKIPLNEEGEGGKGQIEEFLREFNGEGIQHIALICDDLVKAWDRLKEFGVPFMTAPPETYYEMLGERLPDHGEPVNELQARGILMDGTTEGGQPRLLLQIFAEAQVGPVFFEFIQRKGDDGFGEGNFKALFESMERDQIKRGALQVEETEPAE; the protein is encoded by the coding sequence ATGTCATCCAGCACCGATCTTTTCGAAAACCCTGCCGGTCTGGACGGGTTCGAGTTTGTCGAATTCTGCGCCCCGGAAAAGGGTCAGCTGGAACCTGTGTTTCAGGCGATGGGCTTTACCCATGTCGCCACGCACCGCAGCAAGGACGTGCATCTCTGGCGGCAGGGCGGCATCAACCTGATCGCCAATTACGAACCGCGCAGCGCCGCATGGTATTTCGCGCGCGAGCACGGGGCGAGCGCGTGCGGCATGGCGTTCCGGGTCCGCGATGCTCAGGAAGCCTGGGAACATTTGATGCAGCAAGGCGCGGAACCGGTCGCGAACGAGCCGGGCCCGATGGAACTCAAGATCCCGGCAATTCGCGGCATCGGCGGCGCGATCCTGTATCTGGTCGATCGCTATAGCGAACAGCCGGGCGACGCGCTTTCGATCTACGATATCGATTTCGAGTACCTGCCCGATGTGGAACGCTATCCCGAAGGCGCCGGCTTCCAGTTGATCGATCACCTGACCCACAACGTCTATAATGGCCGCATGGCCTATTGGGCCGATTATTATGAAAGCCTGTTCAACTTTCGCGAAATCCGCTTTTTCGACATCAAGGGCGAATATACCGGCCTGACTTCCAAGGCACTGACCGCGCCCGATGGCAAGATCAAGATTCCGCTCAACGAGGAAGGCGAAGGCGGCAAAGGCCAGATCGAGGAGTTCCTGCGCGAGTTCAACGGCGAAGGTATCCAGCATATCGCCCTGATCTGCGACGATCTGGTGAAGGCCTGGGACCGCCTGAAGGAATTCGGCGTCCCCTTCATGACCGCTCCGCCCGAAACCTATTACGAAATGCTGGGTGAACGTCTGCCTGACCACGGCGAGCCTGTGAACGAATTGCAGGCGCGCGGCATCCTGATGGACGGCACTACCGAAGGCGGGCAGCCGCGCCTGCTGTTGCAGATATTTGCCGAGGCGCAGGTCGGTCCGGTGTTCTTCGAATTCATCCAGCGCAAGGGCGACGACGGCTTCGGCGAGGGCAATTTCAAGGCTCTGTTCGAAAGCATGGAACGCGACCAGATCAAGCGCGGCGCACTGCAAGTCGAGGAAACGGAGCCAGCGGAATGA
- a CDS encoding VOC family protein, which yields MSAQAQKHPIALGGVHHAAYRCKDAKETVEWYREVLGMDYTSAFSEDHVPSTGEYDPYMHVFLDAGNGNILAFFELPNQKDMGRDENTPAWVQHLAFRVGSEEELLAAKDHIEGLGIDVLGPTHHGIFKSIYFFDPNGHRVELAADIGTDEQYAELKRVALPMLDEWSETKKAPRHADWLHDVARKENAAKA from the coding sequence ATGAGCGCGCAAGCCCAAAAGCACCCCATCGCCCTCGGCGGCGTTCACCACGCGGCCTATCGCTGCAAGGATGCCAAGGAAACGGTCGAATGGTACCGCGAGGTGCTGGGTATGGATTATACCAGCGCCTTCAGCGAAGACCACGTTCCCTCCACCGGCGAATACGATCCTTATATGCACGTGTTCCTGGATGCGGGGAACGGCAATATCCTGGCGTTTTTCGAGCTGCCCAACCAGAAGGATATGGGCCGTGACGAGAACACGCCAGCCTGGGTCCAGCACCTCGCCTTTCGCGTCGGATCAGAAGAAGAGCTGCTCGCGGCGAAGGATCACATCGAGGGACTGGGGATCGATGTTCTTGGGCCGACCCATCACGGAATCTTCAAATCGATCTATTTCTTCGATCCCAATGGCCACCGGGTGGAGCTGGCCGCCGATATCGGCACCGACGAGCAATATGCCGAACTGAAGCGCGTCGCCTTGCCGATGCTGGACGAATGGAGCGAAACCAAGAAGGCTCCGCGCCATGCCGATTGGCTGCATGACGTTGCACGCAAGGAAAACGCCGCTAAAGCCTGA